The Bdellovibrio sp. NC01 genome includes the window GGCGACATCAAAGGTCTTTCCTCAAACGACCTGAAGTTCCTAGTCGAAAAAGTCTTCGATAAGCAGCAAGGTCAGCAATATCAAATCAAACACTATTGGCGCATGAACGCCGATCAACGCACGGTCGATCTGATGATGCGCCAAATTGGTGAAGAAGTTACGCACAAAGGTCTCGAGCGCTACTTTGAAGAACACGGTCTCTTAAAAGAAAAAAGCCGCCTTTTCACCAAGCTACAACTTATCAACCGCAGTAAGACCTTCAACGTCTTTCAAACTCTGTGGATTAGCTTCGCCGCGGCTTCCAAGGGAACTCCCCCTGTGATGTTGCCGGAAATTTTCTTTGAAATGAAAAAGGCTGACAAAGACACCCTGATGATGAAGGGTTTTGATTCGGTGGAAGGCAAAGAAATCGCCGCTCGTTATAAATTTAAACAAGAAGGCATTCGTGGTTACACGATAGTTTCTAAATACTACTCGCGCATCGCCATCGCGGTCTTAGGTTATTTCCTTTATGAAAAAACCAAAGAGGAACTTCATAAGCATGAAGAAGAACAAAGCGACATCGCCTTTGCTGAATTGATGAAACGCCTGGAAGAAATGTTCGGTGGCAGCACCAAAGAAACGAAAGAAGATATTCTGCTTGAAAACGTCGTAAAGAAATTCATCGAACGCTATGGGCGCACTCCAGACGCAAACGAACGCGCACTGATCTGCACGAAAGTGTACGGCCCTCAAGGCTGCCCACAATAGTTCAAAAAGAAAAAGGCCTCTTCCGAGGCCTTCTTTATCTAAACAGTGATCAAAACTAGTTTTTGAAGTTTCCGTTTTCGTCGATCAACAAACGAAGATCGAAGGATCTGTTGTTGATAACGTTTTGAATGTACATCAATGACTTGTACAATTCTTCGTTCGGGCAGTAACCAATTTTAAAGTTAATCGGTTCCACACCTTTTGCCGAGAACGTCATTTCATAACTAAACAACGTGTTTGCTTTCGCTTTTGGCACCATTGACATGATGAAACTAATGCCACGCTCTCTCCACAATTGAGATCTTTGCATAGATCTGAAGTTTGTGAACATAGCTTCGTTCGTTACAAGTGGATTTGTAATTGCCGAAAGACCTTTTGCAATGACATCAAGGTCTGAACTGTAATCAGAAGTCCATACGTAATCGTCATTGTTGCCATGTGAAGTAGGATTGTTACGTTTTACTGGCAAACCAGTACGTTCAATGTACTGAACGAAGGCGCTATAATAACCCACTGTGTTCATTGGCGGCATATTCGACAAAGCTTCTGGGTTGATGAACAATTGGTGTTTGAAGTAACCATTCACCAAATCATCAAAGTTCCAGTTCTTCCAATCAATTTGTGCATAAGCTTCTGCTGGAATCGCTTTACGAACTTGATCTTGTACACTTCTGAAGTCGCGCTTAGAAACGCTACGCATTTTTACTTCGCGATAATTTGTATAAGTGACGAAGCTGCCTGGCGTCCAAGCGTCGTTCGAGTTAAACACCAAGTTGCTGCCATCACGAGTTTTATCACCGAACAAACCGAACAAGATTCTTGATTCGAAATCTTTTGTGTAAGTATCGAACAAGTAACGTTGTTCATTGTTGTTACGATCGTAATTCAACAATTGATTTTGGCTGTAGACCAAACCTGACTTGAATTTGATGACACTCAAGCCCAATTTGAAGCTTTGTGATGAATCCAACGAAGTGTTCGAACCTTTAAAGATACGGTCGATACGGCGTTGTTGACCTGGAAGATTTAGGTCTTCGTTGAAGATGCCTTCGATATCAGACATATCTGTCATCAAATCGTTCGCAAGATCTGTACGAGAAGCCGTTGGATCAATGACTTTCAAGTCTTTGAATTTAACTTTCTTAGACATGAAATCGTCGAAAGCCTGTGAAGCTTGCGCGTTTTTCAAATCAAACACGTAATCAAGCATGAATACGTCATTGGCGCTTTTACCGAAGCCCAAAGAAATTGGAGTCAGATCCACCCACTTTTCGATACGGCGATCAACCACACGCAGACCTACGATTTTAAATTTACGACCGTACTCGAGGTCAGCATTAATGCCCGTACCTTTTTTGCGCATCGTGATCAACTTCACACGAACTTTGTCGTTATCCATACGGAATAGATGGATCATGAAGTCGCCAGACAAGAAGACATGCGTTGAACCACCCAAGTTGAAGCCACCACCGACTTCAGTGTTGGCACCTACTGAGAACACAACGCCCACGTTTGCTTGCAATGCTACGAAGTCGCCGACATTCAAGTTGCGAATCGCTTTGTTGGCATTCAAAGGAACGTTCTTCAACGTGTATGGAATTGCCTTCAAAGAATCTTTTTGTGTTTTGAATTGACGAGCAAAGATGATCTCTGTGCCCTGTTCGATAGAAAAACCAAATGGAGAATCATTGTCGTCAATGATGTCACCAGGATTGATCTTCGCATTCAAAGAGTACTTGTCTACGCGTGTGTAGAAACCATCAAGGTATGAAGGTTCACTTTCCAAACGGTATTTCAAAGCTGTGTTGAAGCCATTGATCAATTCACCATCGATTAAGCCAATGGAAGCGCCGATTTCAGCTTTCGCGATTTGCTTGCGGATTGTTTCAAAGATTTTCGCAGGCTCAAGGAAGCCCCAGCCCGCTTGGCTGGTTGCAGGTGTCGCGGTTAAGCTCAGACCAATCACGGCTGCGGTTAACAAAGATGTAAATTTCAAGTTCGCTCCAAATGTTTAGGTTACTTAAATGCAATGGAGCGGAAACTCTAACGATTTTGTAAGGAAGCACAACACACACCGGGTCATTGTTTTTTGGCGGTAAACTACTGGAACATTCACCGAAAAATTTTGGTAACTGCGTCCGTATTCCTGGAAAAGTCACTGTCAAAAAGTTCTACATTTCTCCTCTGAAAAACAGGCATTTCAGAGGGATACGGGAATTGCATTGAATACCAACCATGAAGAAGATTGTCGCACTCGCACTTTTGCTATTAACGGCCTGCCAGGGTTCAAATCACTCGGAAGAAACTGTCCCGGCGGGACAGGAAGCTGCCGTGGTTGGTGGTTATACCGTGGTGAGTAACGGCGTTTTAAAAACCAAAGTGCTGTCTTTGGGTGTCGCGGTAAAAAATGTCGACGGAGGGTTGAGTGCTTCCCAATGCACAGCTAGTGCTTTGACGTCGCGCTTGATCATCACAGCGGCGCACTGTATTTCGGCGAACGCGGTCCATACCCAAGTTGAACTTCGCGATAACAACAACAAAATTGTACCCTTCAAAGCTGAAAAAGCATTCGTGCATGCTGGTTATGCGAAAGACAAACAGAACGACTTAGCACTTTTGCTTTTAGAAAAGCCACTTCCGGCAGGAATTAGAAAATTGTCTTTACCTTATCAGTGGTCAGTTCTTTTGTTTGATCAAATTCTTGCTGCTGGCTACGGCAAAGACAACGGCGTACAAGGCGAGAAATACACTTTAGGGGTTTTACGCGTTACCAACATCCCCGTTTTAGAGTTTGATAAGACTAAAAAAACTTTCGTCGTCGATCAACGTAAAGGTCACGGCATCTGCCAAGGTGATTCCGGTGGACCAGCGATGGTTACGAAAGACGGTATCGACTATATCGTGGGTGTCGTTTCAAAAACAGTTTATCAATTGCCTGAAACGATTGATGGCGTTCCTGATTTTTGCAATTACAAAGGCGTTTACGTCAATATCCAACAGGGTGAACTGCGTAAGTGGATCATCGATACTTCAAATCAAGCCATGCTAACAAATGCGGTGAATCCCGCTTTGGCTGTGACTTATGACTACACCGCCGTGAACGCGCAAGAGTAACTTACACTCCGACTTCGTCGGAATAGTTCTTATTCCTGGTCTTCTTCTTTAGGCGCAATCTTTTGAATCATTTCTTTGAACTGCATATCGTCGCTTTGTGGAACTTCTCTGCGATCGAGTGTGAACTTGATGTATTTCACGAAATTATTTTCGAATTTCTGATTGATGGTATCGCGAATGGGATCTTTCATGAAGATCATCTGCTGCATCCATGTGGAGTTACGAACCCACACGTACAAAACTCCCCGTTGGAAACCAACCGGTTCGGCATTTTTAGCGATTGTCGGTCCGACGACCTCTTCCCACTTTGCCCAAAGTTTCCAACGCATAAATTGCTCTGACAACGGTGAACGACCGTTTTCAAAGAGAGCTTGAAGAACTTCCGACCCTAAGGCGAATTTCTTCTTTTTTTTGCTGTTGGCACCATTGAAATCCATACGGCCATGATTACCATAAAGGCGCCATTTTTCACCCTTTTTTCATTCGGAATTTGAGCTATTTTCCAAGGGCTTGAAATTAGCGACCTTTTAACAGAGCGCGGTTGCATTCCGGGTGTAAAAAGCGTACTACCTGCGCCATGACTCAAAGCTTGAATAAACAAAAAATCTCTGTAGTTGGAGCTGGCCTTGCTGGTTCTGAATGTGCCTTGCAATTAGCCGATATGGGCTACCAAGTGGTGCTTTTCGAAATGCGCGAAAAGACGATGACCCCGGCACATAAAACCGGAAAGTTTGCAGAGCTTGTGTGCTCGAACTCTTTTGGCAGCTTGAATCCAATTTCAGCTCCGGGTCAGTTGAAGTGGGAAGCGCAACAATTGAAATCACACATCCTGTCGGCGGCTCACGAAGCGGCGGTCCCTGCAGGTCAAGCTTTGGGCATGGATCGCGAAGTGTTCGCATCGTTGATCACAGAAAAAGTCAAAAATCATCCCAACATCGAAGTGCGCACGGATGTGATCAAATCTTTAAACGATGTACCGCGCCCGACTGTTGTCGCAACAGGTCCGTTGACTCACGAAGAATTGGCGGAAGACTTACGCAAACATTTCGGTGATGAATTCTTGTATTTCTTTGATGCGATTGCGCCGATCATCGACGCCGAATCAATCAACACAGAAATCGCGTGGAAAGCCGATCGTTATGGCAAAGGCACGGACGATTACTACAACTGTCCAATGAATAAAGAGGAATACAACCGCTTTATCGAAGAAATCGCTAACGCCAAAAAAATCGAACCAAAACATTTCGAAACAACAGAGTTCTTTGAAGGCTGCATGCCGATTGAAGTGATGGTTGAACGTGGTCCACAAACTTTGCGTTTCGGGCCGATGAAACCGATCGGTCTTGATGATCCACGCACGGGTCGTTACCCATGGGCCGTTGTGCAACTTCGCCAAGACAATAAAGAGGGCACTGCTTTCAATATGGTGGGCTTCCAAACACGCATGGCTTACGCTGAACAAGTGCGTGTGTTCAGAATGATCCCGGGCCTTGAAAACGCCGAGTTCTTAAAACTTGGCAGCATCCACAGAAACTTGTTCATCAATTCACCGAAACGTTTGAACAAAGATCTTTCAAGCAAAAATGATCCATGGTTGTTCTTTGCAGGACAGATCACAGGCGTTGAAGGTTATTTCGAATCGACGTGTGTGGGTTTGATGGTGGCACGTTTCCTTGATCAGAAATTGAAAGACAAACCTTTCACTCCGCCACCGCGCCCGACTGCGATGGGTTCGTTGTTAGAGGCGATCACAGATGAAACTCGTGCGGATCACTTCCAACCGACAAATATCAACTTTGCTTTGTTCCCACCTTTGGCTGAAAAAGAGCGTGACAAAGAAACGCGTAAGAAAAAGCAAATCGCCATCGCACAAGATGCGATGAATGAATGGTTAAAAGTATAGCTCGAATCCTAGACTGCCGCTCAACACAATGAGCGGCTTTTTTGTCTGAAATTTGTCCACCGGAATCCATGGGAGTATGATTGTTCTTATGAAACATTTGTCCGTGATTCTGTCAGCTTTGCTTTTCTTTGGCTCCCGGTCTTTTGCGACGGTCACGGCACCGACATGTTCAACGACTTACCGAACTGCCGTTAATGAATCTGAACCGCTTTACTATCGGGACGACCAGCATAACAAATATGTCGGAATTTCCTCTGACGTGATTGATGAACTTGCAAAAAGAACCGGCTGTAATTTTGAAGCACAACAGATCAATCGTTCTAAGCTCTATCAAGAAATGTCATCGTTTCGTGTCGACCTGGCATTAGTCACGATTCGCAATAATCGCTATGACAAAGTCGGCAAGTTTTTACCCATCACTTCGATTCAACGCGAAGTCGCTGGTCCGAAAGAGCTGGTACACGTGCACTCTTCGATTCAGGATTTCATAAACAATATTCGTGTGAAATTCATTATTCTGCCGGGCGCACCGTTCTTCTTTACTCCAGAAGAATCAGCTCGTTTGGAAAAAGAGGGTCGCTTTATGACGACGACCTCTTTACAAGAAGCTTATGCCTTGCTGGTACGCTCTAAAAATACCGTGATCATGCAGACCACGTTTGTTCAGGACTATTTCTTTGCAAAAATGAAGTTGGATCGCAATTTCGCGCGCATCCCTGATCGTAAGACAACCTTTGAAATTGGCGCATATTATATAGTCAAAAAAAGTAATGAACAGAATTTGCCGGTGATCGAAAAGACTTTAAAACAGATTGCCAGTGATGGCACTTGGGACCGAATTATCCGTAAACACACGAAGCTCGCCGAAAACAGCGAGCTTCTGGGAAAAAACTAAGCAAGATCCATTTCGCGTTTTAGTTTCCAATCCATTGTCGGTTGATCGACTTCTGGTTTGAAATGCTGGCGGCAACGAGCCTCATAAGCGTCGTGCGTTCCTACTAAAACTTGACCCGCTTCGCCACCCGCAGTTCTTTGCGTGCGACTTGCTTGGGCTCCACAGACAACACAAACTGCGTGCTGCTTTGTCACACTTTCAGCCACCGCCATCAAAGTTGGCATTGGTTCGAAAGGCTTACCTTGCCAGTCTGTATCCAGGCCAGCGATGATCACGCGAATTCCACGCTCTGCCAAATCTTGCACGACTTGCACAAGGTTTGCTGAAAAGAATTGGCCTTCATCGATACCAACAACTTTAGTTCCTGGTTTCAAATGTTCCCAGATTTGTTCGGCATCGTTGATCGGTGTTGAATCGATTGTCGTAAGATCATGCGATGTTACGGCCATCTCGTTATAACGTTTGTCGATAATTGGTTTGAACACTTGGATTTGCAAACGTGCGAATTCAGCACGACGCAAACGACGGATCAGCTCTTCTGTTTTACCTGAAAACATAGAACCGACGACAACTTCAACCCACCCTCTTGGTGAAACATAGGAAAACTCAGTCACGGACCCCTCCGACTTTTAACGGTTGAAAGGATCGAATGACCTCGAAAACCTGTCAACCGACGGCTCCAAAGCGGCTGCTAAATGCCGTTTTCACAATGTCTGCGTCATAAATCTGAGGCTTTACCGCTTTGTTTCCCGCATGCATCAAGGCTTTGGGGATACTGAAGTTTTTTCTGATTCACCGTTTAATTCATGAAAAAACCGCCAAACTTTCACATTTAAAGCGTGAAAGAAGGTGCTTAATGCTTGCACAGGCGGCGCGCCGTGGGCTACCTAGGGCGAACAGTATGGCGATGAATTTAAGATTTCGACAGAAATTAGGCCAGATCTTCGTTTTCGGAAGTTTGGCAATTACCACAATCGTGATGAACGGTTGTGACGCCATCTATTGGCATGAGAACGAGAGTCTTGCCAACGTAAAGTCCAAGGGCGAGATCACGGTCCTAACAACTGAAAGTCCTCTTATATATAGTCATTCCAAAAAAGGTGAAGCTTCCGGGATCGACCACGATCTTTTGGAAAACTTCGCCGAACACTACAACTTGAAAATCAAGTTCGTAGTCCTTCCTGATGAAAAAGCCGTGTACCGTGCTTTATCTAAAGGAGAGGGCGATATCGCCGCCGCCCGCCTCAGAACTCCGGAAAATCGTATTGGCTTCCTGACAGGCCCGGCTTACGAGGAAACTTATTTAAGCCTGTACTGCCAAAAGAAGTCTGGCGTCGGCACTATTAAAGATCTTGCTGGCAAAACAGTCGCACTTCTAAAAAAGGACAATTACGAAGGCTTCGCATACCGCCTGAAACAGTTGTCACCGGAAGTGATTGTTCAAGAACAAGAAACAACTCAAGCTGCTGATTTATTGAAAGATTTAAACAATCGCAAATACGACTGCGCGATTGCTGAAAATGCGTCAGGCGATTTCTATGTTCGTTTCCACACGCGTTTAGAAAAAGTCAGTGACCTTACTGATTCATATTCATTGAGCTGGTTGCTTGCTCCGCAAAATCAAGATTTGCTGATGTTGA containing:
- a CDS encoding ABC transporter substrate-binding protein, encoding MKHLSVILSALLFFGSRSFATVTAPTCSTTYRTAVNESEPLYYRDDQHNKYVGISSDVIDELAKRTGCNFEAQQINRSKLYQEMSSFRVDLALVTIRNNRYDKVGKFLPITSIQREVAGPKELVHVHSSIQDFINNIRVKFIILPGAPFFFTPEESARLEKEGRFMTTTSLQEAYALLVRSKNTVIMQTTFVQDYFFAKMKLDRNFARIPDRKTTFEIGAYYIVKKSNEQNLPVIEKTLKQIASDGTWDRIIRKHTKLAENSELLGKN
- the mltF gene encoding membrane-bound lytic murein transglycosylase MltF, giving the protein MAMNLRFRQKLGQIFVFGSLAITTIVMNGCDAIYWHENESLANVKSKGEITVLTTESPLIYSHSKKGEASGIDHDLLENFAEHYNLKIKFVVLPDEKAVYRALSKGEGDIAAARLRTPENRIGFLTGPAYEETYLSLYCQKKSGVGTIKDLAGKTVALLKKDNYEGFAYRLKQLSPEVIVQEQETTQAADLLKDLNNRKYDCAIAENASGDFYVRFHTRLEKVSDLTDSYSLSWLLAPQNQDLLMLMQSWFQQASREDEVMRIIDRYKSPLSQLDTKDISKFFRSIQETLPNYKQAFKEAASEHGLPWQLVASVAYQESHWDPEARSFTGVRGLMQLTTDTADHMDIEDRTDPLQSIWGGSKYLRYLMDKMPTFLNSKDRLSLALAAYNVGYAHLRDAQKLAEQMGRNPYSWHHMKEILPLLADPSYAEKLEYGFARGYETVEFVERVKSFYNLMNSAG
- a CDS encoding thymidine kinase codes for the protein MTEFSYVSPRGWVEVVVGSMFSGKTEELIRRLRRAEFARLQIQVFKPIIDKRYNEMAVTSHDLTTIDSTPINDAEQIWEHLKPGTKVVGIDEGQFFSANLVQVVQDLAERGIRVIIAGLDTDWQGKPFEPMPTLMAVAESVTKQHAVCVVCGAQASRTQRTAGGEAGQVLVGTHDAYEARCRQHFKPEVDQPTMDWKLKREMDLA
- the trmFO gene encoding methylenetetrahydrofolate--tRNA-(uracil(54)-C(5))-methyltransferase (FADH(2)-oxidizing) TrmFO; translated protein: MTQSLNKQKISVVGAGLAGSECALQLADMGYQVVLFEMREKTMTPAHKTGKFAELVCSNSFGSLNPISAPGQLKWEAQQLKSHILSAAHEAAVPAGQALGMDREVFASLITEKVKNHPNIEVRTDVIKSLNDVPRPTVVATGPLTHEELAEDLRKHFGDEFLYFFDAIAPIIDAESINTEIAWKADRYGKGTDDYYNCPMNKEEYNRFIEEIANAKKIEPKHFETTEFFEGCMPIEVMVERGPQTLRFGPMKPIGLDDPRTGRYPWAVVQLRQDNKEGTAFNMVGFQTRMAYAEQVRVFRMIPGLENAEFLKLGSIHRNLFINSPKRLNKDLSSKNDPWLFFAGQITGVEGYFESTCVGLMVARFLDQKLKDKPFTPPPRPTAMGSLLEAITDETRADHFQPTNINFALFPPLAEKERDKETRKKKQIAIAQDAMNEWLKV
- a CDS encoding trypsin-like serine protease, with the translated sequence MKKIVALALLLLTACQGSNHSEETVPAGQEAAVVGGYTVVSNGVLKTKVLSLGVAVKNVDGGLSASQCTASALTSRLIITAAHCISANAVHTQVELRDNNNKIVPFKAEKAFVHAGYAKDKQNDLALLLLEKPLPAGIRKLSLPYQWSVLLFDQILAAGYGKDNGVQGEKYTLGVLRVTNIPVLEFDKTKKTFVVDQRKGHGICQGDSGGPAMVTKDGIDYIVGVVSKTVYQLPETIDGVPDFCNYKGVYVNIQQGELRKWIIDTSNQAMLTNAVNPALAVTYDYTAVNAQE
- a CDS encoding DUF721 domain-containing protein produces the protein MDFNGANSKKKKKFALGSEVLQALFENGRSPLSEQFMRWKLWAKWEEVVGPTIAKNAEPVGFQRGVLYVWVRNSTWMQQMIFMKDPIRDTINQKFENNFVKYIKFTLDRREVPQSDDMQFKEMIQKIAPKEEDQE